The proteins below come from a single Saccharopolyspora sp. SCSIO 74807 genomic window:
- a CDS encoding ferredoxin: MRARVDPNHCQGHGLCQMSAPNVFALREEDGTAYVLEEQVPAEFADEAVEGADSCPERAITVD; this comes from the coding sequence ATGCGCGCGCGGGTCGATCCGAACCACTGCCAGGGGCACGGGCTGTGCCAGATGAGCGCCCCGAACGTCTTCGCGTTGCGCGAGGAGGACGGCACCGCCTACGTGCTCGAAGAACAGGTCCCGGCCGAGTTCGCCGACGAGGCCGTCGAAGGCGCGGACTCCTGCCCCGAGCGCGCGATCACGGTCGACTGA
- a CDS encoding cytochrome P450: MASQQRCPVIRFDHNSQEHSADPVASYRAVRNEHGLAWTESHGGYWVLSDYESVFEAARDDGVFSSARTSSGGEGLSVVIPKTPMHFHIPIELDPPDFRKFRKLINPITSPAAIERMRGMVEHHVSSFIDEVIETGECDFTSVIGVPSLVTIDWLGLPVEEWRRYSRAHHATLAAVPGSEKWRQATEVDLPYLSEQMSRIIEQRRADPQDDVISYLVQQTVDDRPITDDEVFAIVELLIAGGTGTTASLVSQTLVWLAEHTDVRQRLIEDPSLLDHAVEEFLRYFSPTQALARTVAQDTEFRGCPMRQGDRVLLSWASANRDESLFEHPDEIDIDRWPNRHTAFGIGVHRCAGSHLGRLMAKTLLNEILTRMPDYTVDFDALERYPHQGTNMGFQRIPARFTPGPKLAR, encoded by the coding sequence ATGGCTTCGCAACAGCGCTGTCCAGTGATCCGCTTCGATCACAACTCCCAGGAGCACTCCGCGGACCCGGTCGCTTCCTACCGCGCCGTCCGCAACGAGCACGGACTCGCCTGGACCGAGTCGCACGGTGGCTACTGGGTGCTGTCCGACTACGAGAGCGTCTTCGAAGCCGCGCGGGACGACGGCGTGTTCTCCTCGGCGCGCACCTCCTCCGGAGGCGAGGGGCTGTCCGTGGTGATCCCGAAGACGCCCATGCACTTCCACATCCCGATTGAACTGGATCCACCGGATTTCCGGAAGTTCCGCAAGCTGATCAACCCGATCACCTCGCCCGCCGCGATCGAGCGGATGCGCGGCATGGTCGAGCACCACGTCAGCAGCTTCATCGACGAGGTCATCGAGACCGGCGAGTGCGACTTCACCTCCGTGATCGGCGTTCCGTCGCTGGTCACCATCGACTGGCTGGGCCTGCCGGTCGAGGAGTGGCGCCGCTACTCGCGCGCGCACCACGCCACGCTGGCCGCCGTGCCCGGCAGCGAGAAGTGGCGCCAGGCCACCGAAGTGGACCTGCCCTACCTGTCCGAGCAGATGAGCCGGATCATCGAGCAGCGCCGCGCCGATCCGCAGGACGACGTGATCAGCTACCTGGTGCAGCAGACCGTGGACGACCGGCCGATCACCGACGACGAGGTCTTCGCCATCGTCGAGCTGCTCATCGCGGGCGGTACCGGGACCACCGCCTCGCTGGTGAGCCAGACGCTCGTCTGGCTGGCCGAGCACACCGACGTGCGGCAACGGCTGATCGAAGATCCGAGCCTGCTCGACCACGCCGTGGAGGAGTTCCTGCGCTACTTCTCCCCCACCCAGGCGCTGGCCCGCACCGTCGCGCAGGACACCGAGTTCCGCGGCTGCCCGATGCGGCAAGGCGACCGGGTGCTGCTTTCCTGGGCCTCGGCCAACCGGGACGAGTCGCTGTTCGAGCACCCGGACGAGATCGACATCGACCGCTGGCCGAACCGGCACACCGCCTTCGGCATCGGGGTGCACCGCTGCGCCGGCTCGCACCTGGGCCGGTTGATGGCCAAGACGCTGCTCAACGAGATCCTCACCCGGATGCCGGACTACACCGTCGATTTCGACGCGCTGGAGCGCTATCCGCACCAGGGCACGAACATGGGCTTCCAGCGCATCCCGGCGCGGTTCACTCCCGGCCCGAAGCTCGCCCGGTGA